One region of Candidatus Electrothrix rattekaaiensis genomic DNA includes:
- a CDS encoding Ni/Fe hydrogenase subunit alpha yields the protein MERITIDPITRLEGHGKIDIFLDDKGDVANSYFQIPELRGFERFCVGRPIEEMPLLTNRICGVCPEAHHMAAAKAADAAYQVTPPRTAKLLRELLYMAFYCTDHTTHFYTLGGPDFIIGPDAPVAERNILGVIHKVGMEIGGKVIQMRKFGHKVVEMIGGRKVHPAVAIPGGVTKILSEEERKEIEEMGRWAIEFAQFSLQTFNDIVLANQTYLDLIVGDIYRDETYYMGMVDENNKVNFYDGKVRVVDPEGKEFCKYAPNEYMNHLAEHVEPWTYLKFPYLKNVGWKGFTDGKDSGVYMATPLSRLNAADGMATPLAQEHYEKMYETLGGKPVHQRLAIHWARLIELLYAAERWVELVTDPDITSSDVHCKPTEIPTEGVGIVEAPRGTLTHHYWTDERGILTQVNLIVGTTNNYAPIQMSTKKAAQHLIKGGKVNEGLLNMVEMAFRAYDPCFGCATHSLPGQMPLEVRLHDQRGELVDVITQFLD from the coding sequence ATGGAACGCATAACTATTGATCCCATTACTCGCCTTGAGGGACACGGGAAGATTGATATCTTTCTGGATGATAAGGGCGACGTTGCTAATTCCTATTTTCAGATCCCTGAACTGCGCGGCTTTGAACGCTTCTGCGTGGGCCGCCCCATTGAGGAAATGCCCCTGCTGACTAACCGCATTTGCGGAGTCTGCCCGGAAGCCCATCATATGGCCGCTGCCAAGGCCGCTGACGCCGCCTATCAGGTCACACCGCCGCGCACAGCCAAGCTACTGCGTGAGCTGCTTTACATGGCTTTTTACTGTACCGACCATACCACCCATTTCTATACCTTGGGCGGCCCGGACTTCATCATCGGACCGGATGCCCCGGTAGCAGAGCGCAACATCCTCGGGGTTATCCATAAGGTGGGTATGGAGATCGGCGGCAAGGTCATCCAGATGCGTAAATTCGGTCATAAGGTGGTGGAGATGATCGGGGGCCGCAAGGTCCACCCGGCTGTTGCCATCCCCGGCGGGGTGACCAAGATCCTCAGCGAGGAAGAGCGCAAAGAGATTGAGGAGATGGGCCGCTGGGCCATTGAGTTTGCCCAGTTCAGTCTTCAGACATTTAATGACATCGTTCTAGCCAACCAAACCTATCTGGACCTGATTGTCGGTGATATCTACCGCGATGAGACCTATTATATGGGCATGGTGGACGAGAATAATAAGGTCAACTTCTACGATGGTAAGGTGCGGGTGGTTGATCCTGAGGGCAAGGAATTTTGCAAGTACGCGCCCAACGAGTACATGAATCATCTTGCCGAGCATGTCGAGCCTTGGACCTATCTCAAGTTCCCTTACTTGAAAAACGTGGGCTGGAAGGGATTTACTGATGGCAAGGATTCCGGCGTGTACATGGCAACCCCGCTCTCCCGCCTCAATGCGGCAGACGGCATGGCCACCCCGCTGGCTCAGGAACATTATGAAAAGATGTACGAGACTCTGGGCGGCAAGCCGGTGCATCAGCGCCTAGCTATCCACTGGGCCCGCCTGATTGAGCTGCTCTATGCGGCAGAACGCTGGGTGGAGCTGGTAACCGATCCGGATATCACCTCTTCAGATGTCCACTGCAAACCCACAGAGATTCCGACGGAAGGCGTGGGCATTGTCGAGGCCCCGCGCGGCACCCTGACCCATCATTACTGGACCGATGAGCGGGGCATCCTCACTCAAGTGAACCTGATTGTGGGTACCACCAATAACTACGCCCCGATTCAGATGAGCACCAAGAAGGCGGCGCAGCATCTGATTAAGGGTGGTAAGGTCAATGAAGGCTTGCTCAATATGGTAGAAATGGCCTTCCGGGCCTATGATCCCTGCTTTGGTTGCGCCACTCATTCACTGCCTGGGCAGATGCCGCTGGAGGTGCGGCTGCACGACCAGCGTGGTGAGTTGGTGGATGTGATTACGCAGTTTTTGGATTAA
- a CDS encoding DUF2813 domain-containing protein, whose protein sequence is MKLIEIKIENFRGIRSLHLFLDGLTVLIGENNIGKSSVLEAIRMVLKRGFGVRRGGQFTEYDFHLKDAKATPQTADPISIILHFAEKQEDEWPETVIQQLSDVIQLDTNGLNHIRLLAKGSFQAESSSFQTKWAFLDLGNSELPLKNATPINLISRFIPIFFLSALRDASQEFGQRGQFWSGFLKSIQLPEEQQQRIEEMLQEVNASVISANVGLAEVREKIANAGRLVPLDSADPVALEAIPTRIFDMVGKIQVHLRSSYGAKLPMHRHGEGTQSLAVLMLFQAFVTANLSEAYTTESTPILVLEEPEAHLHPSAIRSLGAFLKDLSGQVLVSSHSGDLVSRVPVTALRRLYKHNGETKIGRIETGSFTDRELQAIDYSIRFTRGHYLFSRCWLLVEGESDFHLMPLLFESMGYSQDQVSFSVLEISQVIDKGEPLMKFANALGIQWFLMADGDQAGSDYLKRAKKHLLDENNTEYARKLDHVDIEHEFWHSGYNEIITDMINSQSKSNIESAVHDDAKKTKQLIKAAIKKAGGKPAFAQVIAAEVKQRGTETIPQTIQDIIARVVQLAGG, encoded by the coding sequence ATGAAACTTATAGAGATCAAAATAGAAAACTTTCGAGGCATCCGCTCGCTACACCTTTTTCTTGATGGATTAACGGTGCTCATCGGCGAAAACAACATTGGCAAATCAAGTGTATTGGAAGCCATCAGAATGGTTCTCAAACGTGGTTTCGGAGTTCGACGCGGCGGCCAATTTACTGAATACGACTTCCATCTCAAAGATGCTAAAGCTACACCACAAACAGCTGATCCGATCTCAATCATATTGCATTTTGCCGAAAAGCAGGAAGACGAATGGCCAGAAACTGTTATTCAGCAACTGAGTGACGTAATTCAACTAGACACAAATGGCTTGAATCATATTCGGTTGCTGGCAAAAGGATCTTTCCAAGCGGAATCAAGTTCCTTCCAAACCAAATGGGCTTTTCTTGATTTAGGGAACTCAGAACTCCCTCTTAAAAACGCCACACCGATCAATCTGATTTCCCGTTTTATTCCTATCTTCTTTCTTTCAGCACTTCGGGATGCCTCCCAAGAATTCGGGCAACGAGGTCAATTTTGGAGCGGATTTCTGAAATCTATCCAGCTCCCCGAGGAGCAGCAGCAACGGATAGAAGAGATGCTTCAGGAAGTCAATGCATCTGTTATCAGTGCAAACGTAGGACTGGCTGAAGTCAGGGAAAAAATTGCTAACGCAGGGCGACTTGTTCCGCTGGACTCAGCCGACCCTGTGGCATTAGAAGCAATCCCTACCCGCATTTTCGACATGGTTGGAAAAATTCAAGTTCACTTAAGATCAAGTTACGGGGCGAAACTTCCCATGCATCGACATGGCGAAGGCACTCAAAGCCTTGCTGTGCTGATGTTATTTCAAGCGTTCGTAACGGCGAATCTATCCGAGGCCTACACCACTGAATCAACACCTATTTTAGTGCTGGAAGAACCCGAAGCTCACCTCCATCCTTCTGCGATCCGATCACTAGGAGCATTCCTGAAAGATCTGTCCGGTCAAGTTCTTGTTTCCAGTCATTCAGGTGATCTTGTCTCACGAGTCCCTGTCACGGCACTGCGCAGATTATATAAACATAATGGAGAAACGAAAATCGGACGTATTGAGACAGGCTCATTCACTGATCGAGAGTTACAAGCAATTGACTACAGCATACGCTTTACCAGAGGGCATTATCTATTTTCACGCTGCTGGCTGTTGGTTGAAGGTGAATCAGATTTTCATCTTATGCCATTACTATTCGAGTCCATGGGATATTCGCAGGATCAAGTCAGTTTTTCTGTTCTTGAAATCAGCCAAGTCATTGACAAAGGTGAACCGCTCATGAAATTTGCCAATGCGCTGGGCATACAATGGTTTTTAATGGCAGATGGAGACCAGGCCGGAAGTGATTATCTGAAACGTGCAAAAAAACATCTGCTAGATGAAAATAATACGGAGTACGCGCGAAAATTAGATCATGTCGATATCGAACATGAATTTTGGCACTCGGGATATAATGAGATCATAACCGACATGATTAATTCTCAGAGCAAAAGCAATATTGAAAGTGCTGTCCATGATGATGCAAAAAAAACAAAGCAATTAATTAAAGCCGCCATTAAGAAGGCGGGCGGCAAACCGGCCTTTGCTCAAGTAATTGCTGCTGAAGTCAAACAACGTGGGACAGAAACTATTCCACAAACAATCCAAGATATCATTGCCCGTGTTGTTCAATTGGCTGGAGGTTGA